Proteins co-encoded in one Prunus persica cultivar Lovell chromosome G6, Prunus_persica_NCBIv2, whole genome shotgun sequence genomic window:
- the LOC18773597 gene encoding uncharacterized protein LOC18773597 — MERSTPVRKPRRDTADMLTWKEVPQSDSPATAPSGHRSHQPSDGISKVLHGGQITDEEAQSLNKQKPCSGYKLKEITGNGIFAAGSGNNAAPESNDASNKTGLRIYQQALNGVSQISFSVDEHVTPKKPITIPEVAKQRELSGTLQSDSDSKSNKHISNAKSKELTGNDIFGPPPETVPRSVAAAHTLETRETRDMGEPAPRNLRTSVKVSNPAGGQSNIMFSEEPVVKTSRKIHNQKFAELTGNNIFKGDVPPGSAEKPLSTAKLREMNGSDIFADGKASSRDYLGGVRKPPGGESSIALV, encoded by the exons ATGGAGAGAAGCACACCAGTGAGAAAGCCTCGCAGAGACACTGCCGATATGCTGACGTGGAAAGAGGTCCCACAGTCCGACTCTCCCGCCACCGCCCCCTCCGGTCACCGCTCTCATCAG CCGTCAGATGGAATCAGCAAGGTGCTCCATGGAGGTCAGATCACTGATGAAGAAGCTCAGAGCCTCAACAAACA GAAGCCTTGTTCAGGCTATAAATTGAAGGAGATTACTGGTAATGGCATATTTGCTGCTGGTTCAGGCAACAATGCTGCACCAGAATCTAATGATGCTAGTAACAAAACAGGGCTTCGTATTTACCAGCAAGCACTCAATGGAGTTAGTCAAATATCATTCAGTGTTGATGAACATGTCACACCCAAGAAGCCGATCACCATTCCTGAGGTTGCAAAGCAGCGTGAATTGAGTGGGACATTGCAATCAGACTCGGATTCGAAGTCCAACAAGCATATATCAAATGCCAAGTCCAAGGAGCTCACTGGAAATGACATCTTTGGTCCTCCTCCTGAAACTGTGCCTCGATCTGTGGCTGCCGCGCACACCCTGGAAACTAGAGAAACCAGAGACATGGGAGAACCTGCTCCCCGAAATCTACGCACGTCTGTCAAAGTTTCAAAT CCTGCTGGAGGTCAGAGTAATATCATGTTCAGTGAGGAACCTGTTGTCAAGACTTCAAGGAAAATACATAACCAGAAGTTTGCTGAGCTGACaggaaataatatatttaagggAGATGTTCCTCCAGGATCTGCTGAAAAGCCCCTAAGCACGGCTAAGCTGAGAGAGATGAACGGTAGCGACATCTTTGCTGATGGAAAGGCATCATCCAGAGACTATCTGGGTGGTGTTCGCAAGCCCCCTGGTGGAGAGAGCAGCATTGCCTTGGTGTAA